In Alkalihalobacterium alkalinitrilicum, a genomic segment contains:
- the mdh gene encoding malate dehydrogenase, with protein MAIKRRKISVIGGGFTGATTALMVAQKELGDVVLLDIPQMEGPTKGKALDMLESTPVQGLDSNIIGTSSYEDTAGSDVVVITAGIARKPGMSRDDLVNTNAGIMKAVTKEVVKHSPDCYIIVLTNPADAMTYTVYKESGFPKNRVIGQSGVLDTARFRTFVAQELNVSVEDVTGFVLGGHGDDMVPLIRYSYAGGIPLEKLIPQDRLDAIVERTRKGGGEIVGLLGNGSAYYAPAASLTQMVEAILKDKKRIIPTIAYLEGEYGYNDLYVGVPTILGGDGIEKVIELELTAEEKAALDQSVESVRNVMAALPKD; from the coding sequence ATGGCAATTAAACGTAGAAAGATTTCTGTTATTGGTGGAGGGTTTACTGGTGCAACAACAGCACTAATGGTAGCACAAAAAGAATTAGGGGACGTTGTACTTCTTGATATTCCACAAATGGAAGGTCCTACTAAAGGTAAAGCTTTAGATATGCTTGAATCTACACCTGTTCAAGGACTTGATTCAAACATTATCGGTACTTCAAGTTATGAAGATACAGCTGGTTCGGATGTTGTTGTTATTACTGCTGGTATTGCTCGTAAGCCAGGTATGAGTCGTGATGACCTTGTAAATACAAATGCAGGTATTATGAAGGCTGTTACAAAAGAAGTTGTTAAACATTCACCAGATTGCTACATTATCGTACTTACTAATCCTGCAGATGCTATGACATACACAGTTTACAAAGAGTCAGGTTTCCCGAAAAATCGTGTAATTGGTCAATCAGGTGTACTTGATACAGCTCGTTTCCGCACGTTCGTTGCTCAAGAATTGAACGTATCTGTGGAAGATGTAACTGGATTTGTACTTGGTGGACATGGCGATGATATGGTACCACTGATCCGTTACTCGTATGCTGGTGGAATTCCATTAGAAAAACTTATTCCTCAAGATCGTTTAGATGCAATTGTGGAGCGAACACGTAAAGGCGGCGGAGAAATCGTTGGTCTTTTAGGAAACGGTAGTGCATATTATGCACCAGCGGCTTCTTTAACTCAAATGGTTGAAGCAATCCTGAAAGATAAAAAACGGATTATTCCTACAATCGCCTACTTAGAGGGTGAGTATGGGTACAATGATTTGTATGTTGGTGTACCAACAATCCTCGGTGGCGACGGTATCGAAAAAGTAATCGAACTAGAACTTACAGCTGAAGAGAAAGCTGCTCTTGATCAATCTGTGGAGTCAGTTCGTAACGTAATGGCTGCGTTACCAAAAGATTAA
- a CDS encoding DUF441 domain-containing protein, producing MLSQSSLFLLILLVISWLGKNQSLLVAVVALLVLKWSGLGDKLFPIIQAKGINWGVTILTIAVLIPIATGEIGFKQLTDSLKSSYAWIALFSGIAVALIAASGVDLLKDDPHITTALVLGTILAVVLFKGIAVGPLIAAGIAYLIIQIISFFSAGGS from the coding sequence TTGTTGTCTCAATCATCATTGTTTTTACTGATATTATTAGTGATTAGTTGGCTGGGGAAAAACCAGTCATTACTAGTAGCTGTTGTTGCACTCCTAGTATTAAAGTGGTCAGGGCTTGGTGACAAACTCTTTCCAATAATACAGGCAAAGGGGATCAATTGGGGAGTTACAATATTGACCATTGCCGTTCTAATACCAATTGCAACGGGAGAAATAGGTTTTAAACAATTAACAGACTCTCTTAAATCTTCGTATGCTTGGATTGCACTTTTTTCTGGTATTGCTGTTGCGTTAATTGCAGCGAGTGGGGTAGATCTATTAAAGGACGACCCACACATTACTACAGCATTAGTGCTAGGAACAATATTAGCAGTTGTTTTATTTAAAGGTATAGCTGTAGGACCTTTAATCGCAGCAGGAATTGCGTACTTAATTATTCAAATTATCTCTTTTTTTTCAGCGGGTGGGAGTTAA
- the pyk gene encoding pyruvate kinase has translation MRKTKIVCTIGPASETVEKLIALIEAGMNVARLNFSHGDFEEHGARIKNIREAAERTGKNVAILLDTKGPEVRTQTVEGGAVELKQGQELILAMEEVVGNAAKISVTYPGLIHDVHPGSKILLDDGLIGLEVIEIGTNEIKTKVLNTGVLKNKKGVNVPNVSVNLPAITDKDAEDIKFGVEQGVDFIAASFVRRASDVLEIKDLLEKYKASDIHIIPKIENREGVDNIDEILQVADGLMVARGDLGVEIPAEEVPLVQKELIKKCNAIAKPVITATQMLDSMQRNPRPTRAEASDVANAIFDGTDAIMLSGETAAGEYPVESVQTMHNIASRTEEALNYKEMLSKRIKDTRITITSAISQSVSHTAYNLNASAILTATESGYTARVTAKYRPKSPVIAVTSSEKVLRRLSLVWGVIPRLGRVASTTDEMLDITVQAAMDSGYINHGDLVVITAGVPVGETGTTNLLKVHVIGEVVAKGQGIGRRTATGKVVVANSAEEANKKVNEGDVLVTLSTDKDMIPAFEKAAAVITEEGGLTSHAAVVGLNLGKPVIVGVEFATERFKDGEEVTVDSARGDIYRGHASVL, from the coding sequence ATGCGAAAAACAAAAATAGTATGTACGATTGGTCCAGCAAGTGAAACGGTTGAAAAGTTAATTGCGTTAATCGAAGCTGGAATGAATGTTGCGCGGTTAAACTTTTCTCATGGTGATTTTGAAGAACATGGGGCACGAATAAAAAACATTCGAGAAGCAGCTGAAAGAACGGGAAAGAATGTAGCGATCCTCTTAGATACAAAAGGACCAGAAGTTCGAACTCAAACGGTTGAAGGCGGCGCTGTTGAATTAAAACAAGGACAAGAATTAATCCTAGCTATGGAAGAAGTAGTAGGAAATGCAGCGAAAATATCAGTTACATATCCTGGTCTAATTCATGATGTTCATCCTGGATCTAAGATCTTATTAGACGATGGATTAATTGGGTTAGAAGTGATTGAAATAGGAACAAATGAAATCAAAACAAAAGTTTTAAATACAGGTGTGTTAAAAAATAAAAAAGGCGTCAATGTACCAAATGTAAGTGTCAATTTACCAGCTATCACAGACAAAGATGCTGAAGATATAAAGTTTGGAGTAGAGCAAGGTGTTGACTTCATTGCTGCATCTTTTGTGAGAAGAGCATCAGATGTCCTGGAAATCAAAGATCTTTTAGAAAAATATAAAGCATCAGATATTCATATTATTCCGAAAATCGAAAATAGAGAAGGTGTGGATAATATTGATGAAATTTTACAAGTAGCTGACGGATTAATGGTGGCACGTGGTGACCTTGGAGTTGAAATCCCTGCAGAGGAAGTGCCGCTCGTTCAAAAAGAATTAATTAAAAAGTGTAATGCCATTGCAAAACCCGTAATCACTGCGACACAAATGCTCGACTCAATGCAACGTAATCCAAGACCAACACGTGCAGAAGCGAGTGATGTAGCTAATGCCATTTTCGATGGAACGGATGCGATTATGCTTTCTGGTGAAACTGCAGCTGGAGAATATCCAGTTGAGTCTGTACAGACGATGCATAATATCGCTAGCCGTACAGAAGAAGCTTTAAATTACAAAGAGATGCTTTCTAAGCGAATTAAAGATACACGAATTACAATTACAAGTGCGATTAGCCAATCGGTTTCTCATACCGCTTATAATTTAAATGCATCAGCTATTTTAACGGCAACGGAAAGTGGATATACAGCGAGGGTAACAGCGAAATATCGGCCAAAATCGCCTGTAATCGCCGTTACGAGTAGTGAAAAAGTATTACGTCGACTTTCATTAGTATGGGGCGTCATTCCAAGATTAGGAAGAGTTGCATCGACAACAGATGAAATGCTCGATATTACAGTACAAGCTGCAATGGATTCAGGTTATATTAATCACGGCGATTTAGTAGTCATTACAGCAGGTGTACCTGTAGGAGAAACAGGGACAACAAATTTACTAAAAGTTCATGTTATCGGCGAAGTGGTTGCAAAAGGTCAAGGAATCGGACGCAGAACGGCAACTGGAAAAGTAGTTGTGGCCAATTCAGCTGAAGAAGCGAACAAAAAAGTGAATGAAGGGGATGTACTCGTTACTTTAAGTACAGATAAAGATATGATTCCTGCATTTGAAAAAGCTGCTGCAGTTATAACTGAAGAAGGTGGATTAACTTCTCATGCTGCAGTTGTTGGACTTAATTTGGGCAAACCTGTAATTGTTGGGGTCGAATTTGCAACAGAGCGATTTAAAGACGGTGAAGAAGTAACTGTCGATAGTGCAAGAGGAGATATTTACAGAGGACACGCAAGTGTTTTATAA
- a CDS encoding response regulator transcription factor — protein MTQRLLVVDDEESIITLLQFNLEQAGYEVETAMDGSTAFELAQSQHFDLIVLDLMIPEMDGLDVCKQMRLRKVMTPILMLTAKDDEFDKVLGLELGADDYMTKPFSPREVVARVRAILRRVGQIQEEQEGLNTINTVVRVGEVDIYPDNYEVHYKNQPLELTPKEFELLLYLANHKGRVLTRDQLLNAVWNYEFVGDTRIVDVHISHLREKIEPNTKKPIYIKTIRGLGYKLEEPHLDG, from the coding sequence ATGACACAAAGATTATTAGTTGTAGACGATGAGGAATCTATCATAACACTACTGCAATTTAATTTAGAACAAGCTGGATATGAAGTTGAAACTGCGATGGATGGTTCGACTGCATTTGAACTAGCACAATCACAGCATTTTGATTTAATTGTGTTAGATTTAATGATTCCTGAAATGGATGGGCTAGATGTCTGCAAACAAATGCGTTTACGTAAAGTAATGACACCTATTCTCATGTTAACAGCTAAAGATGATGAATTTGATAAAGTATTAGGTTTAGAGCTGGGGGCTGATGATTATATGACAAAGCCTTTTAGCCCTAGAGAAGTTGTAGCGAGGGTTCGAGCGATATTAAGAAGAGTTGGGCAAATTCAAGAGGAACAAGAAGGATTAAATACAATCAATACGGTCGTTCGAGTAGGCGAGGTTGACATTTACCCTGATAATTATGAAGTACATTATAAAAATCAACCATTAGAATTAACTCCGAAAGAATTTGAATTGCTTCTTTATTTAGCAAACCATAAAGGAAGAGTTTTAACACGAGATCAATTACTTAATGCGGTTTGGAATTATGAGTTTGTAGGAGACACTCGTATTGTTGACGTTCATATAAGTCACTTAAGAGAAAAAATAGAGCCCAATACAAAAAAACCGATATATATAAAGACGATACGTGGACTCGGTTATAAATTGGAGGAGCCGCATTTAGATGGGTAA
- the pnpS gene encoding two-component system histidine kinase PnpS translates to MGKFRFRLVFSILAVTLIVLVGLGLIIGQLFKDFYFDSITDRLKKEADLAAYSVLELGLYDEERTQQLAIEISKKLTTRVTLILADGTVVGESEVDDLQVLDNHLDRPEIRSVIEGNAQYEIRYSDTVEKELIYFAVPILDNGERIGFLRLGIPFEEFNSMNQKIWGLLIFTISLAFIVIVSVTYRIANQMIQPIEEATKVANSLAEGNYKVRTMESSHDEVGQLSRSINVLAYNLDQITMRHQIQQERMETLIENMGSGLIFINPRGDISLINRSCKEIFQENTDLWLNRLYHEALKHKEIIKIVQDILMTETKQRKQIKLPIHLEVRHFDVYGAPIIGEDEKLRGIALVFHDITELKKLEQVRKDFVANVSHELKTPVTSIKGFTETLLDGAMEEQQFREKFLTIILKESERLQNLIHDLLELSRIEQQYFKMNWQKTDVSTILEDVQTLLKPKADEKEIQINVTSTGDTRIDGDPVRIKQIVINLVNNSITYTPAGGEVFMEVTEQRDEVVLKVKDTGIGMSENELPRIFERFYRVDRARSRNSGGTGLGLAIVKHLVEAHHGRIDVESSVGEGTLFIITFNKQSEEVDFFTNN, encoded by the coding sequence ATGGGTAAGTTTCGTTTTCGTTTAGTATTTTCAATACTTGCCGTAACTTTAATTGTACTCGTTGGTTTAGGACTAATAATCGGCCAATTATTTAAAGATTTTTACTTTGATAGCATTACCGATCGTTTAAAAAAAGAAGCTGATTTGGCAGCTTACAGTGTATTAGAACTAGGCTTATACGATGAGGAGAGAACTCAGCAACTCGCTATCGAAATTAGCAAAAAACTTACCACAAGAGTAACGCTTATTTTAGCTGATGGAACTGTTGTAGGTGAATCTGAGGTCGATGACTTGCAGGTATTGGATAATCATTTGGATCGGCCTGAAATTCGATCTGTTATCGAAGGCAACGCTCAATATGAAATTCGATATAGTGATACAGTAGAAAAAGAATTAATTTATTTTGCAGTTCCTATTCTAGATAATGGCGAAAGGATCGGTTTTTTACGTCTCGGGATTCCATTTGAAGAGTTCAATTCTATGAATCAAAAAATTTGGGGACTTCTTATTTTTACTATATCGTTAGCCTTTATTGTTATTGTTTCAGTTACTTATAGAATTGCCAACCAAATGATTCAACCGATCGAAGAAGCAACAAAAGTAGCTAACTCTTTAGCAGAAGGGAATTATAAAGTACGAACGATGGAAAGCAGCCATGATGAAGTAGGGCAATTGAGTAGATCGATTAATGTGTTGGCATATAACCTTGACCAAATAACGATGAGGCATCAAATTCAACAAGAGAGAATGGAAACGTTAATTGAAAATATGGGAAGTGGATTAATATTTATTAATCCACGAGGAGATATTTCTCTCATCAATCGTTCATGTAAGGAAATTTTTCAAGAAAACACTGATTTATGGTTAAACCGTTTATATCATGAAGCATTAAAACATAAAGAAATAATTAAAATTGTTCAAGACATTTTGATGACAGAAACAAAACAACGCAAACAAATTAAATTACCAATCCACCTAGAAGTGCGTCACTTTGATGTATATGGAGCTCCAATCATTGGAGAAGATGAAAAGCTACGTGGAATAGCGCTTGTCTTTCATGATATTACGGAATTAAAAAAATTAGAGCAAGTTAGAAAAGACTTTGTCGCGAATGTATCGCATGAATTAAAGACTCCTGTTACTTCTATTAAGGGTTTTACCGAAACTTTATTAGATGGTGCAATGGAAGAACAACAATTTAGAGAAAAATTCTTAACGATCATCTTAAAAGAAAGCGAACGTTTACAAAACTTAATTCATGATTTATTAGAACTTTCTAGAATAGAACAACAGTATTTTAAGATGAATTGGCAAAAAACAGATGTGTCGACCATACTAGAAGATGTCCAAACGTTGTTGAAACCGAAGGCAGATGAGAAAGAAATCCAAATAAATGTAACATCTACAGGTGATACCAGAATAGACGGTGATCCTGTTCGTATAAAACAAATTGTCATTAATCTTGTTAATAATAGCATTACGTACACACCTGCGGGTGGTGAAGTATTTATGGAGGTAACAGAACAACGGGATGAGGTAGTTCTGAAAGTGAAAGATACAGGAATTGGCATGAGTGAAAATGAGCTTCCTCGTATTTTCGAACGGTTTTACCGCGTTGATCGAGCAAGGAGTCGTAACTCAGGTGGGACTGGACTTGGACTTGCCATCGTAAAACATTTAGTAGAAGCCCATCATGGTAGAATTGATGTGGAGAGTTCGGTAGGGGAAGGGACGTTATTTATCATTACATTTAACAAGCAATCAGAAGAGGTTGACTTCTTTACAAATAATTAA
- the citZ gene encoding citrate synthase: MSTTKGLEGVVATTSSVSSIIDSVLTYQGYNIDDLADNATFEEVIYLLWNGRLPNQAELDQLTKDLADNADIPQEVLEFMKAYPNKDVHPMAALRTAVSSLALYDDQADVMDEQANRLKAIRLQAKLPTLVTAFSRIREGKEPIAPRKDLGFAANFLYTLTGEEPDEIAISAFDKALVLHADHELNASTFTARVCVATLSDVYSGITAAIGALKGPLHGGANEAVMKMLHEIGEVENVEPYIRRALDNKEKIMGFGHRVYKDGDPRAKHLREMSKKLTTITGEPKWYEMSVKIDEMVTSEKGLLPNVDFYSASVYHSLGIKYDLFTPIFAVSRTSGWLAHILEQYSNNRLIRPRAEYVGPDKQVYVPIEKR; the protein is encoded by the coding sequence ATGAGTACTACAAAGGGTCTTGAAGGAGTTGTAGCAACAACTTCTAGTGTAAGTTCTATCATTGATAGTGTATTAACATATCAGGGGTATAACATTGACGATCTAGCTGATAACGCAACATTTGAGGAAGTAATTTATTTACTTTGGAATGGTAGATTACCAAACCAAGCAGAGCTTGACCAATTAACGAAGGATTTAGCTGATAATGCTGATATTCCTCAAGAAGTACTTGAGTTTATGAAAGCTTATCCGAATAAAGATGTTCATCCTATGGCGGCTCTTCGTACTGCAGTATCAAGCTTAGCGCTTTATGACGACCAAGCAGATGTAATGGACGAGCAAGCGAATCGTCTGAAAGCCATTCGCTTACAAGCAAAATTACCAACACTTGTAACAGCATTTTCTCGTATTCGTGAAGGTAAAGAGCCAATCGCACCACGCAAGGACTTAGGTTTCGCTGCAAACTTCCTATACACATTGACAGGGGAAGAACCAGATGAAATCGCAATCAGCGCTTTTGATAAAGCTTTAGTTCTTCACGCTGACCACGAATTAAATGCATCAACATTTACTGCTCGTGTCTGTGTAGCTACACTTTCAGATGTTTATTCTGGAATTACAGCAGCTATTGGAGCTCTAAAAGGCCCATTACATGGTGGAGCTAATGAAGCAGTAATGAAAATGTTACACGAGATTGGTGAAGTAGAAAATGTAGAGCCATATATTCGTCGTGCATTAGACAATAAAGAAAAGATTATGGGCTTCGGTCACCGCGTTTATAAAGATGGAGACCCGCGTGCAAAACATTTACGCGAAATGTCTAAGAAATTAACGACTATTACTGGTGAACCTAAGTGGTATGAAATGTCTGTAAAAATCGACGAAATGGTTACGAGCGAAAAAGGCTTATTACCAAATGTTGATTTCTATTCAGCAAGTGTTTATCATAGCCTTGGTATTAAATATGACTTGTTCACACCAATCTTTGCAGTGAGCCGTACTTCTGGATGGTTAGCTCATATTTTAGAGCAATACAGTAATAACCGTTTAATCCGTCCACGTGCAGAATATGTTGGACCAGACAAACAAGTTTACGTACCAATTGAAAAACGTTAA
- the ytvI gene encoding sporulation integral membrane protein YtvI → MNKEQFTLTLRIIFVLMIILSIVISSYYVTSVTYPFIFGFILAFLINPLVNFLEFRWKLNRTIAVFVSLMLIFVVFSGLITLFIAEIISGSNHLATVLPYHINTLVLYLEGFFFTTLLPIYEQVIRSINSLEAEQQSTILNYIQTFSSQIATNAGSAVQKLFNGLSDFLLSLPNLATVFLFTLMATFFISKDWYKLTRFFRKSLPQKVIESSTKVLNDLKHALFGYMLGQLTLISITFVFVLSGLLILQVEYPFTIAVIIAIVDLIPYLGTGLIFIPWIIYSFFAGQLSLTIGLCVLYGIILIQRQLLEPKVLSSSIGVEPLAMLIALFVGFQLFGFLGLIIGPASLVFLNTIYKANVFHDIRDFVLQKKS, encoded by the coding sequence TTGAATAAAGAACAATTCACTTTAACTTTGCGAATCATTTTTGTACTTATGATCATTTTGTCTATTGTTATAAGTTCATATTATGTTACATCGGTAACCTACCCTTTTATATTTGGGTTTATACTTGCATTTTTAATTAATCCACTCGTGAATTTTCTTGAGTTTCGTTGGAAATTGAACAGAACTATTGCCGTGTTCGTGTCATTAATGTTAATCTTTGTTGTTTTCTCTGGTCTTATTACGTTATTTATCGCAGAAATCATTTCTGGGTCGAATCATTTAGCTACAGTACTCCCGTATCATATTAATACACTTGTTCTTTACCTTGAGGGGTTTTTCTTTACGACGTTACTTCCTATTTATGAGCAAGTGATTCGTTCGATTAATTCGCTGGAAGCCGAACAACAATCCACCATTTTGAACTATATTCAAACATTCAGTTCGCAAATTGCAACGAACGCAGGCTCAGCGGTACAAAAGTTATTTAATGGTTTATCGGACTTTCTCTTGTCCTTGCCAAATCTTGCTACTGTATTTCTTTTTACATTAATGGCTACCTTTTTTATTAGTAAAGACTGGTATAAACTCACTCGTTTTTTCCGAAAATCTTTACCACAAAAAGTAATTGAAAGTTCTACAAAAGTACTAAATGATTTAAAGCATGCCCTTTTCGGTTATATGCTCGGTCAACTCACATTAATTTCAATAACGTTTGTGTTCGTTTTATCAGGTCTACTCATTTTACAAGTCGAATATCCTTTTACTATTGCAGTTATCATTGCTATCGTCGATTTAATTCCCTATTTAGGTACAGGACTTATTTTTATTCCATGGATTATTTATAGTTTTTTTGCTGGTCAGTTATCGTTAACAATCGGTCTTTGTGTGCTTTATGGTATCATATTAATTCAACGACAATTACTCGAACCGAAAGTACTATCTAGTAGCATAGGTGTCGAACCATTAGCAATGCTAATTGCCTTATTTGTTGGTTTTCAATTATTTGGATTTTTAGGGCTTATTATTGGACCGGCAAGTTTAGTTTTTCTCAATACGATTTACAAAGCTAATGTGTTCCATGATATTCGAGATTTTGTTCTCCAGAAGAAATCATAG
- the icd gene encoding NADP-dependent isocitrate dehydrogenase, whose amino-acid sequence MANGEAIKVNNGVLDVPNNPVIPFIEGDGIGSDIWAAASRVLDAAVEKAYNGEKKIEWKEILAGEKAFNQTGSWLPDETLEAVRQYIIAIKGPLTTPIGGGIRSLNVALRQELDLFTCLRPVRYFTGVPSPVKRPEDTDMVIFRENTEDIYAGIEYQSGSEEVKKLINFLQNEMGVNKIRFPETSGIGIKPVSQEGTSRLVRAAIQYAINEGRKSVTLVHKGNIMKFTEGAFKNWGYELAEAEFGDKVFTWAQYDAIVERDGKDAANEAQAKAEAEGKIIIKDAIADIFLQQILTRPAEFDVVATMNLNGDYISDALAAQVGGIGIAPGANINYDTGHAIFEATHGTAPKYAGLDKVNPSSVLLSGELMLRHLGWTEAADLIMGSMEKTIESKVVTYDFARLMDGATEVKCSEFANELIKNL is encoded by the coding sequence ATGGCAAATGGAGAAGCAATTAAAGTAAACAATGGGGTATTAGATGTACCGAATAATCCAGTCATTCCGTTTATTGAAGGAGATGGAATTGGATCAGATATCTGGGCTGCTGCTTCAAGAGTTCTAGATGCTGCGGTAGAAAAAGCGTACAATGGTGAGAAGAAAATTGAATGGAAAGAAATTCTAGCTGGGGAAAAAGCGTTCAACCAAACAGGTAGCTGGTTACCAGATGAAACCCTTGAGGCTGTTCGTCAATACATAATTGCAATTAAAGGACCTTTAACAACACCAATTGGTGGAGGTATTCGTTCATTAAACGTTGCTCTTCGTCAAGAACTAGATCTATTCACTTGCTTACGTCCTGTTCGTTACTTTACAGGTGTTCCATCACCAGTAAAACGTCCAGAAGATACTGATATGGTAATCTTCCGTGAAAACACTGAAGATATCTATGCAGGTATCGAGTACCAATCTGGTTCAGAAGAAGTGAAAAAGTTAATCAATTTCTTACAAAATGAAATGGGTGTAAATAAAATCCGTTTCCCAGAAACTTCAGGTATTGGTATTAAACCAGTTTCCCAAGAAGGGACATCTCGTTTAGTTCGTGCTGCTATTCAATATGCAATTAATGAAGGTCGTAAGAGTGTTACTTTAGTTCATAAAGGTAACATTATGAAATTTACTGAAGGTGCATTTAAAAACTGGGGCTACGAACTTGCTGAAGCTGAGTTTGGCGACAAAGTATTTACATGGGCTCAATACGATGCAATCGTTGAGCGCGATGGAAAAGACGCTGCAAATGAAGCACAAGCAAAAGCTGAAGCAGAAGGAAAAATCATCATTAAAGATGCAATTGCTGATATTTTCTTACAACAAATCTTAACTCGTCCAGCTGAATTTGATGTAGTAGCAACTATGAACCTAAACGGTGACTATATTTCAGATGCGTTAGCTGCTCAAGTTGGTGGTATTGGTATTGCTCCTGGAGCAAACATTAACTACGACACAGGTCATGCGATTTTTGAAGCTACACATGGTACAGCTCCAAAATACGCTGGATTAGATAAAGTTAACCCATCTTCAGTGTTATTATCTGGTGAGTTAATGCTTCGTCATCTTGGATGGACAGAAGCTGCTGATTTAATCATGGGATCAATGGAAAAAACAATTGAAAGTAAAGTTGTAACATATGACTTCGCACGCCTTATGGATGGTGCTACTGAAGTGAAATGTTCTGAATTCGCTAACGAATTAATTAAAAATCTTTAA
- the hflK gene encoding FtsH protease activity modulator HflK: protein MVVSIKQMIVGFLSAIGIGILALFIATGWYIVDETDQAALITFGKVEEMVSEPGLKFKLPWPIQRVEILSRTTNNLRVGFDERNGELNYTDEAKMITGDENIVLADLIVQWRITDPEEYLFNADQPEQILFNAASASLRGVIGSSRIDDILTDQRPEIEAKVRENLLTYMETYKIGITVMDVKLQNVELPNEEVRRAFTEVTDAREERLTKINEANRYRNQLINEAKGEQDAIISRAEGTRTERIERSRGDVARFNALYEEYLINPEVTRQRLVLETLEEVLPGTEIYIMDSNNNNVSYLPIRPIDRAQNQAAEGGNN from the coding sequence ATGGTGGTAAGCATTAAGCAAATGATTGTTGGATTTCTTTCAGCGATCGGAATTGGAATTTTAGCCTTATTTATCGCGACAGGCTGGTACATTGTTGACGAAACTGATCAAGCAGCATTAATTACGTTTGGTAAAGTAGAAGAAATGGTATCAGAACCCGGTCTTAAATTTAAATTGCCATGGCCGATACAGCGAGTAGAAATTCTTTCAAGAACGACGAATAACCTTCGTGTAGGCTTTGATGAACGTAATGGAGAGTTGAACTACACGGATGAGGCAAAAATGATTACAGGTGATGAAAATATTGTATTGGCAGACCTCATCGTACAATGGAGAATTACAGATCCTGAAGAGTATTTATTCAATGCCGATCAGCCAGAGCAAATTTTATTTAATGCAGCTTCCGCCTCGTTAAGGGGAGTTATCGGTAGTTCAAGAATTGACGACATACTAACTGACCAACGCCCAGAGATTGAAGCTAAAGTTAGGGAAAATCTTTTAACGTATATGGAGACTTATAAAATTGGGATAACTGTCATGGATGTCAAACTTCAAAATGTTGAACTTCCGAATGAAGAAGTGAGACGTGCGTTTACTGAAGTAACGGATGCTCGTGAAGAACGTTTAACAAAGATTAATGAAGCCAACAGATATCGTAACCAATTAATTAATGAAGCAAAAGGGGAACAAGATGCTATTATTTCCCGAGCGGAAGGTACTAGGACAGAACGTATTGAACGTTCGCGCGGGGATGTGGCAAGATTTAACGCTCTATATGAAGAGTATTTAATTAATCCTGAAGTAACAAGACAGCGTCTAGTGTTAGAAACATTAGAAGAAGTATTACCAGGTACAGAAATTTATATTATGGATAGTAACAACAATAATGTGAGTTATTTACCAATCCGACCAATTGATCGTGCTCAAAACCAGGCAGCTGAAGGGGGGAACAACTAA
- a CDS encoding FxsA family protein, with protein MFRLLLLLIIVVPALEIAVLILSGNYLGIWPTIFLIILTGVLGAWLAKKEGLQTLRLAQLQMQQGQLPNGVILDGICILVGGVVLLTPGFITDAIGFYLLIPYTRASAKALLMKISQRLINSGNFIFISRK; from the coding sequence ATGTTTCGATTGTTACTTTTGTTAATTATCGTAGTGCCTGCATTAGAAATTGCAGTGTTAATATTATCAGGAAATTATTTAGGAATTTGGCCAACTATTTTTCTCATTATCTTAACAGGTGTATTAGGAGCATGGTTAGCGAAAAAAGAAGGTCTCCAAACATTACGCCTAGCCCAGTTACAAATGCAACAAGGTCAGTTGCCGAATGGGGTTATTTTAGATGGCATTTGTATCTTAGTAGGAGGAGTAGTACTACTCACTCCAGGATTTATTACTGATGCGATCGGTTTTTATTTACTTATTCCATATACTCGTGCATCAGCAAAAGCGCTTTTAATGAAAATTTCACAACGATTGATCAATAGTGGAAATTTTATTTTTATTTCTAGAAAATAA